The Oscillospiraceae bacterium nucleotide sequence ATGAAGAGGCGGGTATTGACATTGAAAAACTCGAACCGCCCAAAATTGCCGTGGCAAAGCGGTTTTTCTCAAAACCGGAATACGATTGGCTGGCAAAACATCCGATGAATTTTTACGATTTGTGGGTGTTGAAAGAGAGTTATGTAAAGGCGCTCGGGACCGGCATGACCACGCCGATGTCGGCGTTTTCAATCGTTATCGGAGATGAAATTTCATTGGCCGGGGATGCCCGGGGCGCTTTCGGATTTTATCTGTTCAATCAGCCGGAAGGGTATCGGCTGGCGGTCTGCAAGCGTGGCAACCGCGAGGAGTGCGGTTTGACCGAGATCAATATTGGTCAAGAGGGCCGGTATATTCAGTCGTAACCGCTGCGCTGCAATACCCCATAATAATCGGGTCTGTCACTGCAATTTTACGGCGGCGAACCTGACTGATTTCGTCTTCAGGAATGTTGCCCTCGATGGTGGTGATATAGGTGATGCCGCCCTCGACCACAGTACCGGTCACAATGCCGATGTGATTGGGATAGCCGGCGTATACGCTGTCAAAGATGATCAGATCACCGCGCGACGGAATAAAGCTGCCGTGGGCGTCGAAATAGCGATTTTCTCGTTTAAACCAAAGTCCGGTGGCATAGGCTGAATCGCGCCAAGGATAGATGGTTCCGATAAATTCAGTGCCGAGTTGATTGTCGGCCTGTTTGAGGCAGTACATTACAAACTCGGTGCACCACTGAGCATATGGATTATTAAACAACTCCCCGTAAATTGTCTTGCCGTCTTGGACCGGATACTGCGGCTGTTCTTCGGCGATGCCGATAAAGGTCTCGATGAACTCATCGAGGGTCACTTCCTGCGGTTCTTGTGAAGCGGCAGCCGAAGAAGGCGGCATGGAGGGCGCTGTGGAGAACGCAGATGAAGATGTTTCTGCAGAACTCACGGAGACGACGGAAGACACTGCCGAAGAAGATGAGGCAGACGAGAGTTGACCGAGTGTGATTTGACCGGGTGAAGATGAAGTGTTTTCGCTTTTGGAACAGCCAAACGCGCCCGCCGTCATCATAAAAGCGGCGAGCAGCGTTATTGTTTTTTGGGTAAATTTGTGCATCAGCGTTTGACGATGCTCTCGATCTCGATTAAAAAGTCCTTGGGCAGCCGCGAGACCTCAACGCAGGAACGCGCCGGCGGGTTACCGGTAAAATAAGAGCCGTAGATCTCGTTGACTTTGCCGAAATCATCCATGTTTTTTAAGAAGATCGTGGTTTTGACGATGTTGTCGAGCGTCAGTCCCTGAGAAGAGAGTAACCCTTTGATGTTTTCCATGATCTGGCGGGCCTGCGCTTCAACGCCCTCGGGTGCGGTGTTGGTCTCGGGATTGACGCCGACCATGCCGGAACAGAAGACGAAACCGCCGGTTTCGACCGCCTGACAATAGGGACCGAGCGCTTTGGGCGCTAAACTGCATGCAATAATTTTTTTCTCCATGATAGGTTTCTCCTTGTTTTTTCGGCCGCGTAGGACGGCCGTCTGTCTTGAAATTATTTTATCACTTCATATAGAATTATGCAACAATGAAAGCGCAAAAGAACCGCCGCAGCGGTTCTTTTGCGTAAATTCGTGACGACCCAACAAGATGATCACCTTAAGGCAAGATGATCACCTTAAGGCAAGATGATTCTAATCCGCGTTTGACAGCGGGTTCTCACCCGCTAATTACTTGGGCCGATGACTTCTTCGGGAACAACGGTCGGTTCGACAATCTCACTCTCGATATTGACCGGCATCGAGACCTCTGCTAAGGTTGACGCCTCGGTGCGTTCGGGCGAGAAACCGTGCATAAAGCCGCCTAGCGCCTTGCAGCAGACGTCGCCGCCGATGACCTCACCGTCATGCACAATCACGTTGATGACCACTTTGTCGTCGATGCCCGGGTAGTTGGTGATGACATAGGTGTAGCGGGTGGCTTTTTCGCCGCGGTATTTGGTCAGGTCGTAACCTTGATTTTTCTGAATCGTATTATACCGCTCGAGCACCGTGTCGAAATTTTTCGGAATGTAGATCGCAATTGTCTCCTCGGATGTCTCGTCAATCTCCCAGCCGAACTGTTTGATAAATTCGACCAGATCGGCTTTGGTCGTCACGGCATTGCTGCGCGAGGAGGTCTGCTCGGGACCTTCGACCCTGCCGCCGGTTGCGATTAAAACCACCACAATGATCGCCGCGATCAAAATCAACGCAAAGGCGAGGATCTTCTTGTTTAGTTTGAAAGACCATACCATCATATGAAAACGCTCCCTCTCCGATACTGTCAAAGTATATTGAGAGAAAGCGTCTGATATGCATATTGAAAGTCGGAAATCAGAGCGGAAACAGGGAAAATTCGAAATAACACCGAGGTTGGCAACGCGGTTATGAAGCGAAACAGACGCAGATTTTAATGCGCGTATTGTGAGCGGCGACTCGCCGCCGCTTAACGCGGCAGAATCAGCCGGACGGCGTGGTGCAGATTGACAGCCTTGCAGTCGGTGTATTCGCCGCCGCTTTCGCCGTCGAGCGTCCAGGCCAATGGAGTTTGCGACTCGAAACGAATTTCGGAGGCGTGGTGCAGGGCAATCAGTTTTCCGTCGTAATGCCGGTTGACCGTCTCGTCGATCAATTGACCGATCTGTGCGGCGTTTTCGGGGTTTCGTATCAACATGACCTCGAATTTACCGTCGCGCAGGTTGACCTGATCGTCGGAGAGCCGCATCACACCGCCGACCGAAGTCGAGTTGGTCACCGCGCCGAAGATGAAGTCACCCTCGCTGACATTCCCGTCACAGGTGACTTTGACCCGGAACGGTTTGATGTCTCCGATGCTGCACAGGCCGCCCATCAGATAGGCGGCGTGACCGAAGAGGTTTTTGTCTTTTTGCGGGGTCTCGTACGAGACTCTTGTGAATGCGCCGAATGAGGCCACATAAGTGAAATAGCGGTCTTGGAATTTGCCGATGTCCTCGAAGTAGGGCTCTCCTGTCAGGAGGTTGAGCGTCGCTTTGATGATAGAGGTTGAAAGGCCCAGCGATTTTGCTAAATCATTGGTCGTACCGCTGGGGATATAGCCGATCGGGACGTCCTTGCCCGACAGCAGCACGCCGCTGATGACTTCGTTGAGCGTGCCGTCGCCGCCGCAGCAGCCGATGACGTCATAGTCACCCGCCGATGCCGCGAGCAGACGGGTGGCCTCGGCGCGCGCCGAGGTCATATGTACCGAGACGGAGTATCCGCCGTCGGAGAGGATCTTTTTGATTTTACCGATATATCGAACCACACGCATGCGGCCCGCGGTCGGATTGACGATTAAAAGTAGTTTTTTATTCGCACAGTCCATATCAGTTCACCCCGCTGTTTCAGCGGAACAGATAGGCCGAAATACCGCCGATCAGCGTCAACGCCATCAGGATTGCAAGCATAATCGCCAGCACTCGTTTTTTCATCTGTTTTTTACCGCCTTTCGATGCTGTTTCGGTTTCATTCATTATATCGCTCCGGCTTCGTTGTGTCAATCCGAAAAATGCCATGGAGAAATTCGGGCGATTTTCATGGTAAAATTCGAACAATCGCTTTACGAGGGGATTATTAAATGCTGTATTGCTTTTTTCGACAGGGTGGTATATAATGAAATCACGCTTTTAAGCGTAAGTTGAATAGATGTTTAGGAGGGTTTTTATGAGAAAAGCGCTTTCTGTCTTGCTTGCCGTCGTGATGATGGTGACGCTGGCGGCCTTTGTCGGCTGCTCAAGCAAAACATCCACACCTTCGACGACGTCGTCGGTGGAATCTTCCGTTCCGGCTGAGTCTTCCGTTCCGGCCGAATCTTCCGTTCCGGCTGAATCTTCCGTTCCGGCTGAATCTTCCGTTCCGGCTGAATCTTCCGCTCCGGTCGAGTCTTCCGCTCCGGTCGAGTCTTCCGCTCCGGTTTCGTCCGAAGCCACTGAGCCCACGGAGACATATGATCTTGCAATGATCACCGATCTCGGCACAATCGACGACAAATCCTTTAACCAGGGTACTTGGGAAGGCCTTGTCCAATATGCCGAAGAGCACAACATTACCCATAAGTATTACCAGCCCAAAGAGGGCAGCAACGCTGCTTATCTTGATGCTATTGATCTGGCCGTTCAGGGCGGCGCCAAGGTTATCGTGACCCCGGGCTTCTTGTTCGAGGTTCCGATTTATGAGGCACAGACCAAATATCCGGACGTCAAATTCGTTCTGGTTGACGGACAGCCCCACACCGAGGATTACGGCACCTATAAGACCGAGAGCAACGTTCTGTGCATCCTTTTTGCCGAGGAGCAGGCGGGTTTCTTCGCCGGTTATGCGGCAGTTAAAGACGGTTTCACCGAAATGGGCTTCCAGGGCGGCGTCTCCGTTCCGGCCGTTATCCGTTACGGCTACGGCTTCCTGCAGGGTGCCGAACAGGCCGCAAAGGAAATGGGCCTTGCTGAGGGCTCCATCCATGTGAAATACAACTACTCCGGTGATTTCGCCGCGACCCCCGAAAATCAGACGCGTGCAGCCGGTTGGTATTCCGCCGGCACACAGGTCATCTTCGCCTGCGGCGGTTCTGTCGGTAACTCCGTCATGGCCGCAGCTGAGGCACAGACCGATAAATGGGTCATCGGTGTCGACGTCGACCAGTACAACGAGTCCGCGACCATCATCACTTCCGCGTTGAAGGAACTGGGCGTATCCGTGTATCAGGCCCTTGAGTCCTATTATGCCGGCACCTTCGAGGGCGGCACAACCTGGACCCTCAATGCCACCCGCAACGGCGTAGGCCTGGCGATGGATCACAACAAGTTCCTCACCTTCAAAGCAGCCGATTATACCGCTTGCTTCAACAAGGTCGTCGACGGTACTTATGTTGTCAACAGCGCTTCCGATATCGCGATCGCTGATCTGGGTCTGAAGTACGTTGTTGTCACTGAGATCACAGACTAAACTAAAAACTCTATCCGTACACAAACGCATGTGCTCGTTACGCAAAATGCGTTAAACCGGCAGGCGGAAAGGCGTTTGATTAAAACGCCTTTCCGCCTCTCCTTAAACAGGAAAAACTTCGGAGGATGGGGATTTCCGATTGAAAGGGAATGGCTGAGATGGATTATATCATCGAAATGCGGGGCATCACCAAAGAGTTTCCCGGCATCCGGGCAAACGACAATGTGACACTGCAGGTGAAAAAGGGCGAGATTCATGCACTGCTCGGGGAGAACGGCGCGGGGAAATCGACTCTGATGAGCGTACTCTTCGGGATGTATGAACCGGAGGAGGGCGAGATCTTCCTGCGTGGTGAAAAGGTGAAAATCACCGGACCTAAGGCTGCCAACGATCTCGGCATCGGCATGGTGCATCAGCACTTTAAACTCGTCCATAACTTTACGGTTTTACAAAATATCATCCTCGGAGATGAGACCACCAAATTGGGCTTTCTCAAAATGGAGCAGGCCCGTAAAAAAGTCATCGCGCTTTCAGAGCGTTACGGCCTCAAAGTCGAACCCGACGCGTTGATCTCCGACATTACAGTCGGGATGCAGCAGCGCGTTGAAATTTTAAAGATGCTTTACCGTGACAACGAAATTTTAATTTTTGACGAGCCAACCGCGGTTTTAACGCCGCAGGAGATCACCGAGCTGATGCAGATTATGCGTGAGCTGATCAAAGAGGGAAAATCGATTTTGTTTATCACCCATAAGCTCGAGGAGATCAAAGCCGTCGCCGACCGCTGCACGGTATTGCGGTTGGGGAAATACATCGGGACCGTCAACGTGAAAGACGTTACGGTCGAGCAATTATCAGAGATGATGGTGGGCCGCAAGGTCGACCTCGTCGTCCATAAGGACCCGAAAAAGCCCGAATGCTGTGTGCTGCAGGTTGAGGGATTGACCATGAAGACCCGCGGCAGCACCAAGGAAAAACTGAAAAATATCAATTTTGAGGTACAAGCGGGCGAAATTGTGTGTATCGCCGGCGTCGACGGCAACGGTCAGAGTGAGTTGATTTATGCGCTGACCGGATTGATGAGTCCCGACGGCGGTAAAATTTTATTTAAGGGTGAGGATATCACCCGCCGCAGTATCCGGTACCGCAACACCCACGGCATGTCGCATATTCCCGAGGACCGGCACAAATACGGCTTGGTGCTCGATTACACGCTGGCTGAGAATCTCGTGCTCCAGCAATATTTTGAACCCCGCTTTTCGACCGCGGGCTTTTTGAAAAAACGTGAAATAAACGCTTACGCCAAGACGTTGGTCCAGCAGTTTGACATCCGTACCGGTGCGGGCATTTCGACCAAGGCGCGCAGCATGTCCGGCGGCAACCAGCAGAAAGCCATCGCCGCACGCGAGATCGCGCGAGATCCCGAATTGCTGCTGGCGGTCCAGCCCACACGCGGCCTCGACGTTGGCGCAATTGAATATATGCACCGCCAGATCGTGCGGGCGCGTGACAACAATAAAGCGGTTTTGGTGGTCTCGTTTGAACTTTCGGAGGTTATGAATCTGGCTGACCGGATTCTGGTTATGTTCGACGGGCAGATCGTCGCTGACGTGAAACCCGAGCAGGTCACCGAAAACGAACTCGGCCTCTATATGGCAGGCGCGAAAGGGGTGGGGAAGAAATGAAAGAGCAGAGAAGCATCATCAAAACGCTTGCAGCCCCCGACATCTCCAAGGCGGCCGGCGCGATCTCTTCAATCATCGCAATCGCAGTTGGCTTGATTTTCGGATTCTTCATTATGCTCATCAGCGATCCCCAGCAGGCCTGGGCCGGATTTAAGATGATTCTGACCGGCGGCCTGTCCTCGGGCAAGGACTTCGGCAACGTCCTGTATTATGCCACGCCGATCATCATGACCGGCCTCTCGGTCGCGTTCGCGTTTAAGACAAGCTTGTTCAATATCGGCGCTTCCGGGCAATTCATCATGGGCGCTTACGGAGCGGTTCTGGTCGGTGTGAAACTGTCTTCATTGGGACAGATACAGTGGTTCGTCGCACTGTTGGCCGCTATGGTATTCGGTGCGGTTTGGGCGATTTTACCCGGTGTTTTAAAGGCGTTCTTCAATGTCAATGAAGTAATTTCGTGCATCATGCTCAATTACATCGGCATGTACACGGTCAATATGCTTGTCAAGGAAACCGTATTCCACCAATATACCAACCGTTCGCTTCCGGTTGCCGAGACCGCCAACATCCCGAAGATGGGACTGGATAAGCTCTTTCCGGAATCGATGGTCGGCGGCGGCATCATCGTGGCAATTATCGTTGCGATTATTATGGCGATCATTTTGAACAAAACCACTTTCGGTTATGAACTCAAGGCCTGCGGCATCAACCGCAGCGCCGCCAGATACGCCGGCATCAATGAGAAAAAGAGTATCATTCTCGCCATGGTCTTCTCCGGTGCGCTCGCCGGAATCGGCGGCGGGCTGCTTTATCTGTCGGGAACGGGCATTTATATCACGGTTGTTGATACGATGGCGCCGCAGGGATTTGACGGTATTTCGGTGGCCTTGCTCGGGATGTCCAATCCCATCGGGGCGCTGTTCGCCGGTCTTTTTATCGCCTATATCACCGTCGGCGGCTCAAAAATGCAATTGGTCGGATTTGTACCCGAAATTATCAGCATCATTACGGCAATCATCATCTACTGCGCCGCTTTCTCGCTGATGATCCGCAACTTCTTTGTCGACCGCAGAATGCGTAAGCTCAACAAACAGGACGAAGAAGAAAGCGTGAAAAAGGAGACTTTGAAGTCACCACCGGAGGGTGATTCGAAAGGAGGCGGCAACGTATGAACACGGTGTATTTTTTGTTCCAGCAGACCATGTTCTTTATGATCCCTCTGATGATTGTCGCACTCGGCGGCATGTATTCGGAGCGCAGCGGCGTCATCAACATCGCGCTCGAGGGCATCATGATCATGGGCGGTTTCTCGGGAATTCTGTTTATTAACAGGATGCAGGATACGATGTCGGGGCAGGGACTCTTGCTACTGGCACTGCTGGTTTCGGCGGTCAGCGGGATGATCTATTCGCTCCTGCACGCCTATGCTTCGGTC carries:
- a CDS encoding 4'-phosphopantetheinyl transferase superfamily protein — its product is MLQAYYAKISNIDIEDPKNIRLCGEKLTGMHNKKAIRQSMGARLLLCRVLSEQYPGIPLPPQMTENQNGKPYLAQGGLYFNLSHSADYAALVLSDEEAGIDIEKLEPPKIAVAKRFFSKPEYDWLAKHPMNFYDLWVLKESYVKALGTGMTTPMSAFSIVIGDEISLAGDARGAFGFYLFNQPEGYRLAVCKRGNREECGLTEINIGQEGRYIQS
- a CDS encoding CHAP domain-containing protein, with the translated sequence MHKFTQKTITLLAAFMMTAGAFGCSKSENTSSSPGQITLGQLSSASSSSAVSSVVSVSSAETSSSAFSTAPSMPPSSAAASQEPQEVTLDEFIETFIGIAEEQPQYPVQDGKTIYGELFNNPYAQWCTEFVMYCLKQADNQLGTEFIGTIYPWRDSAYATGLWFKRENRYFDAHGSFIPSRGDLIIFDSVYAGYPNHIGIVTGTVVEGGITYITTIEGNIPEDEISQVRRRKIAVTDPIIMGYCSAAVTTEYTGPLDQY
- a CDS encoding RidA family protein, with protein sequence MEKKIIACSLAPKALGPYCQAVETGGFVFCSGMVGVNPETNTAPEGVEAQARQIMENIKGLLSSQGLTLDNIVKTTIFLKNMDDFGKVNEIYGSYFTGNPPARSCVEVSRLPKDFLIEIESIVKR
- a CDS encoding DUF4830 domain-containing protein → MMVWSFKLNKKILAFALILIAAIIVVVLIATGGRVEGPEQTSSRSNAVTTKADLVEFIKQFGWEIDETSEETIAIYIPKNFDTVLERYNTIQKNQGYDLTKYRGEKATRYTYVITNYPGIDDKVVINVIVHDGEVIGGDVCCKALGGFMHGFSPERTEASTLAEVSMPVNIESEIVEPTVVPEEVIGPSN
- a CDS encoding diacylglycerol kinase family lipid kinase, with amino-acid sequence MDCANKKLLLIVNPTAGRMRVVRYIGKIKKILSDGGYSVSVHMTSARAEATRLLAASAGDYDVIGCCGGDGTLNEVISGVLLSGKDVPIGYIPSGTTNDLAKSLGLSTSIIKATLNLLTGEPYFEDIGKFQDRYFTYVASFGAFTRVSYETPQKDKNLFGHAAYLMGGLCSIGDIKPFRVKVTCDGNVSEGDFIFGAVTNSTSVGGVMRLSDDQVNLRDGKFEVMLIRNPENAAQIGQLIDETVNRHYDGKLIALHHASEIRFESQTPLAWTLDGESGGEYTDCKAVNLHHAVRLILPR
- a CDS encoding BMP family ABC transporter substrate-binding protein, coding for MRKALSVLLAVVMMVTLAAFVGCSSKTSTPSTTSSVESSVPAESSVPAESSVPAESSVPAESSVPAESSAPVESSAPVESSAPVSSEATEPTETYDLAMITDLGTIDDKSFNQGTWEGLVQYAEEHNITHKYYQPKEGSNAAYLDAIDLAVQGGAKVIVTPGFLFEVPIYEAQTKYPDVKFVLVDGQPHTEDYGTYKTESNVLCILFAEEQAGFFAGYAAVKDGFTEMGFQGGVSVPAVIRYGYGFLQGAEQAAKEMGLAEGSIHVKYNYSGDFAATPENQTRAAGWYSAGTQVIFACGGSVGNSVMAAAEAQTDKWVIGVDVDQYNESATIITSALKELGVSVYQALESYYAGTFEGGTTWTLNATRNGVGLAMDHNKFLTFKAADYTACFNKVVDGTYVVNSASDIAIADLGLKYVVVTEITD
- a CDS encoding ABC transporter ATP-binding protein, with amino-acid sequence MDYIIEMRGITKEFPGIRANDNVTLQVKKGEIHALLGENGAGKSTLMSVLFGMYEPEEGEIFLRGEKVKITGPKAANDLGIGMVHQHFKLVHNFTVLQNIILGDETTKLGFLKMEQARKKVIALSERYGLKVEPDALISDITVGMQQRVEILKMLYRDNEILIFDEPTAVLTPQEITELMQIMRELIKEGKSILFITHKLEEIKAVADRCTVLRLGKYIGTVNVKDVTVEQLSEMMVGRKVDLVVHKDPKKPECCVLQVEGLTMKTRGSTKEKLKNINFEVQAGEIVCIAGVDGNGQSELIYALTGLMSPDGGKILFKGEDITRRSIRYRNTHGMSHIPEDRHKYGLVLDYTLAENLVLQQYFEPRFSTAGFLKKREINAYAKTLVQQFDIRTGAGISTKARSMSGGNQQKAIAAREIARDPELLLAVQPTRGLDVGAIEYMHRQIVRARDNNKAVLVVSFELSEVMNLADRILVMFDGQIVADVKPEQVTENELGLYMAGAKGVGKK
- a CDS encoding ABC transporter permease; protein product: MKEQRSIIKTLAAPDISKAAGAISSIIAIAVGLIFGFFIMLISDPQQAWAGFKMILTGGLSSGKDFGNVLYYATPIIMTGLSVAFAFKTSLFNIGASGQFIMGAYGAVLVGVKLSSLGQIQWFVALLAAMVFGAVWAILPGVLKAFFNVNEVISCIMLNYIGMYTVNMLVKETVFHQYTNRSLPVAETANIPKMGLDKLFPESMVGGGIIVAIIVAIIMAIILNKTTFGYELKACGINRSAARYAGINEKKSIILAMVFSGALAGIGGGLLYLSGTGIYITVVDTMAPQGFDGISVALLGMSNPIGALFAGLFIAYITVGGSKMQLVGFVPEIISIITAIIIYCAAFSLMIRNFFVDRRMRKLNKQDEEESVKKETLKSPPEGDSKGGGNV